One Drosophila subobscura isolate 14011-0131.10 chromosome U, UCBerk_Dsub_1.0, whole genome shotgun sequence DNA window includes the following coding sequences:
- the LOC117900575 gene encoding cilia- and flagella-associated protein 299, with protein MSLLEFHSYNEYVDQFTTLSDVRYLRNWDLQRKLIKNACGKSCLGGLLTEEEYHDRRQKELDMLKPRGLAESQLFGDFLNNNDRVLKQIAKREKMLLNKQLSTIIYLLMRSSNGLEVSGFIDLEQSLRESRFLGSKYFVDWKGVFEGTVKLKPGKHHLSHYDWYKNRVVYNDSDNFQVVDEGAHSLLMQHRGDHKMICVNTKCDCPASKNARRSMHASPIYGHAIFFDHIIRRIN; from the exons ATGAGCCTCCTGGAGTTTCACTCGTATAACGAGTATGTGGACCAGTTCACAACCCTCAGCGACGTTCGCTATTTGCGCAACTGGGACTTGCAGAGAAAACTAATCAAGAATGCCTGCGGCAAGAGCTGCCTGGGCGGCCTGCTCACTGAGGAGGAGTACCACGATCGTCGTCAGAAGGAGTTGGACATGTTGAAGCCGCGGGGTCTTGCTGAGTCTCAGCTCTTTGGCGACTTTTTGAACAACAATGATCGCGTGCTAAAGCAAATAGCCAAGCGAGAGAAAATGTTGCTCAATAAGCAATTGTCG ACTATTATCTACCTGTTGATGCGCTCCAGCAATGGCCTGGAGGTGTCTGGTTTCATCGACCTGGAGCAAAGTTTGCGCGAGTCTCGGTTCCTTGGCTCCAAGTACTTCGTGGACTGGAAGGGTGTGTTCGAGGGCACGGTCAAGCTCAAGCCGGGAAAACACCACCTGAGCCACTATGACTGGTACAAGAACCGAGTGGTGTACAACGACAGCGATAACTTCCAGGTGGTCGACGAGGGGGCGCACAGCCTGCTGATGCAGCACCGCGGCGACCACAAGATGATCTGTGTCAATACGAAATGTGACTGTCCCGCCTCAAAGAACGCCAGACGCTCCATGCACGCGTCGCCCATTTATGGACATGCCATATTTTTCGATCACATAATCAGGCGCATCAATTAA